In the genome of Cryptomeria japonica chromosome 8, Sugi_1.0, whole genome shotgun sequence, one region contains:
- the LOC131031273 gene encoding pentatricopeptide repeat-containing protein At2g17525, mitochondrial, translated as MISTPSVYVLKRATVEKCTPFLTHLLAASVHCLNFSSSSLFGQNVVSSSSVGSHENVAKMILEKRNAQEALRAFRLAESQPGFVHNCLTYRILIHKLGLQRRFKTVKKILHEMQTQGNCPPDETIFCTMVHDYGRAKMANEAVHVLNVMEELGCIPTIKVYNAILNVLVKHDFFVAKHFFRNTMMNSGISPNVYTFGILIKALCLLDRIWEAFRLLESMRHQGCEPSVVIYNTLIHAFCKKGKWDAGKGVMMKMMRSGCEPNEVTYHTLISGYCRLGELTEALELLENGVARGYFPDVITITKLIDALCEEGRADEAAQLMQQMEAKGCVTDVIAHNTLIKGLCKANKTESAHKILKGMANKGTTPNVASYNALIGGLCKDGKIDRAAAMVGEMEKNGCKPDAVTYNTLIHAFCIQDKVEEAFKLFDMMKERECTPELVTYYMLIYGLYRQSRVQEAFKFINEMKCKGSFPDTVTYSLQIHELCKQNKVAAAEDLLGEMSIRGHIPDVVTYSILIDGLCKRGHLVKAFDLLNRILIHMIF; from the exons ATGATAAGCACCCCAAGTGTTTATGTGTTAAAAAGGGCCACTGTTGAAAAATGCACTCCTTTTTTAACTCATTTGCTTGCTGCTAGTGTCCATTGCTTgaatttctcatcttcatctctatttggGCAAAatgttgtttcttcttcttctgtgggaagccatgaaaatgttgcaaaaatgATTTTGGAGAAGAGAAATGCCCAGGAAGCCCTTCGTGCCTTTCGATTGGCAGAAAGCCAACCAGGATTTGTCCACAACTGTCTAACTTACAGGATCCTTATTCACAAGCTTGGACTGCAAAGAAGATTCAAGACTGTGAAAAAAATTCTTCATGAGATGCAAACGCAGGGAAATTGCCCACCAGATGAAACCATTTTCTGTACGATGGTTCATGATTATGGTCGGGCTAAAATGGCAAATGAGGCAGTTCATGTATTGAATGTAATGGAAGAGCTTGGATGTATACCAACTATTAAAGTTTATAATGCAATTCTGAATGTTTTAGTCAAGCACGATTTTTTTGTTGCCAAACACTTCTTTAGAAATACTATGATGAACTCTGGGATTAGCCCAAATGTTTACACTTTTGGTATCCTGATAAAGGCACTTTGTCTGCTTGACCGCATTTGGGAGGCATTCAGATTACTGGAGTCAATGAGGCATCAGGGTTGTGAGCCAAGTGTAGTCATATATAATACTCTTATACATGCATTCTGTAAAAAGGGAAAATGGGATGCAGGTAAGGGAGTTATGATGAAAATGATGCGGAGTGGATGCGAGCCAAATGAGGTTACATACCATACACTGATAAGTGGGTATTGTAGACTGGGAGAACTAACAGAGGCACTTGAGCTTCTTGAAAATGGAGTAGCAAGGGGCTACTTTCCTGATGTAATTACAATAACAAAGTTGATTGATGCACTATGTGAGGAAGGTAGGGCAGACGAAGCTGCTCAATTGATGCAACAAATGGAAGCAAAAGGATGTGTCACTGATGTTATAGCTCACAATACATTGATCAAAGGATTATGTAAGGCAAATAAAACAGAAAGTGCCCACAAAATACTCAAAGGAATGGCAAATAAGGGCACTACTCCAAATGTAGCCAGTTATAACGCATTGATCGGTGGTCTTTGCAAGGATGGCAAGATAGATAGGGCTGCTGCTATGGTAGGTGAAATGGAAAAAAATGGTTGCAAACCTGATGCTGTTACTTACAACACATTGATTCATGCCTTTTGTATACAAGATAAGGTTGAAGAAGCTTTTAAGCTTTTTGACATGATGAAAGAACGGGAATGTACTCCTGAACTTGTTACTTATTACATGCTTATATATGGTCTTTATAGGCAAAGTCGGGTGCAGGAGGCTTTCAAGTTCATAAATGAGATGAAGTGCAAAGGCTCTTTTCCTGACACTGTAACTTACAGCCTACAGATTCATGAGCTGTGCAAGCAGAATAAAGTGGCAGCGGCTGAAGATCTCTTGGGTGAAATGTCAATCAGAGGCCATATACCTGATGTTGTCACCTACAGCATCCTCATTGATGGACTTTGCAAAAGAGGACATTTAGTGAAGGCATTTGATTTACTGAATCGAATACTG ATACATATGATATTTTGA